One Ricinus communis isolate WT05 ecotype wild-type chromosome 1, ASM1957865v1, whole genome shotgun sequence DNA window includes the following coding sequences:
- the LOC8276868 gene encoding MAG2-interacting protein 2 isoform X1, whose protein sequence is MEEEIGVEVFYETRTHASRPYISNYPPQSPKSNEGGKGILSSLFSAPGICQIKKWREYRSPVKIKKPISLIISPSGERVAVATGSQITILRKEDDYQEPCGTFMSLLGMLSFGVWSESHDILGIADNNDTLYFIKVNGEEITRVTKRQLRVAFPIICMIPQDNTDAHESCLCSFIILTADGFLHHIEISQQPTPSISIRQTLNNVLTIRRQFPKDVYCFDYDPAHSLLLVVGSAVSTSIASSGNSGSCQLSLWRRCPNVDLELLSSVQFEGLYHKSKDFLGQIAYPKVLMSPEGNFVATLDISGCLYIFKLDKEQSSLSSIAVGGRFGSQVIDNLTNRHKEFLNDNIDFTWWSDHIVTLARRGGVFTMLNILAGLQLQKSDHIYSMPVLDRVQKLQGHLFLVESKSFEEGKSLYNHNGESTGVHLLEQVKEGTSNQHDFSKLRWRLVSISQRSVSEMYDVLISNHKYQAALDFANQHGLDRDEVLKSQWSHSCQGVNDINLFLSNIKDHGYVLSECVHKVGPTEDAMKALLAYGLHATDQHRFSVAEDHQRSEIWDLRLARLQLLQYRDRLETYLGINMGRFSMQEYSKFRVMALSEAAVTLAESGKIGALNLLFKRHPYSLSPSMLQILAAVPETVPVQTYGQLLPGRSPPTAVSLREEDWVECKEMLSFINRLPENHELGSQIRTEPIVKMCTGYIWPSPNELSLWYMNRARDIDCYSGQLDNCLCLVDLACQKGIFELQQFHKDISYLHQLIYSDESDREVGVNICLSEWEQLSDYEKFRVMLKEVKEENVVKKLCNKAIPFMHDRFHPSASVSQNQAKDGRLSLHYKDEAFLVRWLKEIALENKLDICLMVIEEGCTNLASNGFFKDEIEAVDCGLQCVYLCTITDRWSTLAAILSKLPRKQVDLTDAEMYTNGLEERLKVAEGHIEAGRLLAFYQVPKPMNFFLEAHADEKGIKQILRLMLSKFVRRQPGRSDNDWASMWRDMQNLRDKAFPFLDPEYMLTEFCRGLLKAGRFSLARNYLKGTSSVALASEKAENLVIQAAREFFFSASSLSCSEIWKAKECLNLFPSSRLVKAEADTIEVLTVKLPSLGVTLLPLQFRQIKDPMEIVKMAIISQTGAYLHVDKLIEVAKLLGLNSPEDIAAVEEAVAREAAVAGDLQLAFDLCLVLAKKGHGLIWDLCAAIARGPALENMDVSARKQLLGFALSHCDAESIGELLHAWKDLDMQGQCDTLLMSTGMSSPKVPAQDSSIMSLSVHGIQDIVDLKDCSKLVDGESVHDHEAYISKVKSILSFVAKNLPMQNGTDLESFLRENGKIFSFAVFQLPWLLDLSGKSGNDKRLVSDFVSGRQFWSIRTQALVTILSWLARNGFAPKDDVIASLAKSIIEPPVTEEEDIMGCCFLLNLVDAFSGVEVIEEQLRIRKNYQEICSIMTVGMIYSLLHNFEVECNDPSQRRELLFGKFKEKHTPFSSDEINKIDEVQLTFWRQWKLKLEEKRRVAEHSRLLEQIIPAVETGRFLSGDRKYIESVVFSLIDSIKMEKKRIVKDVLKLADTYGLNHTEVLQRYLSSILVSEFWTDDDIMMEIAEVKADIIDCALETIETISVVVYPAIDGHNKQRLAYIYGLLSDCYLQLEETKQSLIHPCSSNLSTLDLARLYKVFEQECQRVSFIKDLNFKNVAALDGLNLQSLRSEVYAHINELNLEALAKMLQTLAGIYTDSLPENLVLWQDVYKHYVLSLLKTLENRTTMEFNFVNPETFQEFIIQLEHTYDFSHMYIRLLAPSDALEIIKRYITMIVPLHGSYGSIPDNSTWQDCLIILLNFWLRLTEEMQEIASGECLDKVGFDPECLSSCLKVLMRLVLEDSVTPSQSWGSIVGYAICGLNGNFSVEILIFCKAMAFSGCGFGAISELFLEAISQCDISSTPSADSESQDLLHLYINMLEPILKDLVSGTCEHQNLYHLLSSLSKLEGQLDDLQSVRQAVWERMAQFSDNSQLPSHVRVYVLELMQLIRGRNIKGFSTELQSKVLPWEGWDELLSTSIKSEINANHLLLHHTDASSQLTSTLVALKSSQLVAAISPSIEITPDNLLNVETAVSCFLKLCDVSNSDTHVEVLLAIVEEWEGFFVVGRDEIKPSETTEAVNDWNNDDWDEGWESFQEVDSLEKEKIENSLSIDPLHVCWMEIFKKLIAISRFNDVLRLIDHSLTKSNRILLDEDGAKTLSEVLLEMDCFVALKLVLLLPYEALQFQCLAVVEDKFKQGGISETVGRDHEFFILVLSSKIISVIITKSSYGTIFSFLCYLAGNLSRQCQESQLFRIMEKEKTESVDTEKDFLFLFRRILFPSFISELVKADQHILAGFLVTKFMHTNASLSLVNVAEASLARYLERQLHALQHDEFAVDDISSCKLLKNTVSKLRGKLGTGIQSALALLPANVR, encoded by the exons ATGGAGGAAGAGATTGGGGTAGAAGTGTTTTACGAGACTCGTACCCACGCCTCAAGGCCATACATTTCCAATTACCCTCCTCAATCTCCGAAG AGCAACGAAGGCGGTAAAGGGATTTTATCATCCCTCTTTTCTGCTCCAG GTATATGTCAAATTAAGAAGTGGAGAGAGTACAGGAGTCCAGTAAAAATCAAGAAGCCTATATCTTTGATTATCTCTCCAAGCGGTGAGAGAGTGGCTGTTGCTACTGGGAGTCAGATTACTATTTTGCGGAAGGAGGATGACTACCAAGAGCCATGCGGCACTTTTATGA GCTTGCTTGGTATGCTTTCTTTTGGAGTTTGGTCAGAATCTCATGATATTCTTGGAATTGCCGACAACAATGATACACTCTATTTTATCAAAGTAAATGGTGAAGAGATCACAAGAGTAACAAAGAGACAATTAAGAGTGGCTTTTCCAATCATATGTATGATTCCGCAGGACAATACTGATGCACATGAATCTTGTCT GTGTAGCTTCATCATTCTTACAGCAGATGGATTCCTTCATCATATTGAGATTAGCCAACAGCCAACTCCCTCTATTTCTATCAGGCAGACATTAAATAATGTGTTAACAATTAGGAGACAGTTCCCCAAGGATGTTTACTGCTTTGACTATGATCCTGCACATTCTTTGCTTCTTGTTGTTGGAAGTGCTGTTAGCACCTCAATAGCCTCTAGTGGAAATTCTG GATCTTGTCAACTTTCTCTTTGGCGTAGATGTCCAAATGTAGATCTAGAGCTATTGTCCTCTGTTCAATTTGAAGGCTTATATCACAAATCAAAAGACTTTTTAGGTCAGATAGCATATCCAAAGGTGCTAATGTCACCAGAAGGCAATTTCGTTGCTACTTTAGATATATCAGGATGCTTGTACATCTTTAAGCTGGATAAAGAACAGAGTTCACTTTCTAGCATTGCTGTTGGAGGGAGATTTGGCTCACAGGTGATCGATAACTTGACGAACAGGCATAAAGAATtcttaaatgataatattgattttacaTGGTGGTCTGATCATATTGTGACTCTTGCAAGGAGGGGTGGTGTATTTACTATGCTTAATATCCTTGCTGGCTTACAGCTTCAAAAGAGTGATCATATATATTCGATGCCTGTTTTAGATAGAGTACAAAAGCTTCAGGGACACTTGTTTCTTGTGGAGAGCAAATCATTTGAAGAGGGAAAAAGTTTGTATAATCATAATGGAGAATCCACAGGTGTGCATCTTTTAGAGCAAGTCAAGGAAGGTACAAGTAATCAACATGATTTTTCCAAGTTGCGTTGGAGATTGGTGTCAATTTCACAAAGATCTGTTTCTGAAATGTATGATGTTCTTATTAGCAACCATAAATATCAGGCAGCCTTGGACTTTGCCAATCAGCATGGATTGGACAGAGATGAAGTTTTAAAATCACAGTGGTCGCATTCTTGCCAAGGAGTAAATGatataaatttgtttttatcAAACATTAAAGATCATGGTTATGTACTTTCTGAATGCGTACACAAAGTAGGACCAACAGAAGATGCTATGAAAGCATTACTTGCTTATGGACTACACGCAACTGATCAGCACCGTTTTTCGGTAGCAGAAGATCATCAAAGGAGCGAAATTTGGGATCTCCGTTTGGCTAGGCTTCAGTTATTGCAATATAGAGATCGGCTAGAGACGTACCTGGGAATAAACATGGGAAG GTTTTCTATGCAGGAGTATAGTAAATTTCGTGTTATGGCTCTAAGTGAAGCTGCTGTAACACTTGCTGAAAGTGGCAAAATTGGTGCCCTAAACCTCCTTTTTAAACGCCATCCTTATTCTCTTTCTCCTTCTATGCTGCAAATATTAGCTGCTGTCCCTGAAACTGTTCCTGTTCAAACATATGGGCAGCTTCTTCCTGGAAGGTCCCCTCCTACTGCTGTTTCTCTAAGGGAAGAAGATTGGGTCGAATGCAAAGAGATGTTAAGCTTTATCAACAGGTTACCTGAGAACCATGAATTAGGTAGTCAGATTAGAACTGAGCCCATTGTCAAAATGTGCACAGGATACATTTGGCCATCACCTAATGAACTTTCTTTATGGTATATGAATAGAGCTAGAGATATTGATTGCTACAGTGGTCAGCTAGACAATTGCCTCTGCCTGGTTGACTTGGCTTGTCAGAAAGGTATCTTTGAGTTACAGCAGTTTCACAAGGATATTTCTTACTTGCATCAGCTTATTTATTCTGATGAGAGTGATAGAGAAGTAGGCGTTAATATTTGTCTTTCGGAGTGGGAACAATTATCTGATTATGAGAAGTTCAGAGTGATGCTCAAGGAAGTGAAAGAGGAAAATGTGGTAAAAAAGTTGTGTAACAAGGCAATTCCTTTTATGCATGATAGGTTTCACCCCTCGGCTTCTGTTAGTCAAAATCAGGCTAAGGATGGTCGTCTTTCCTTACACTACAAGGATGAGGCATTTCTAGTGAGATGGCTTAAGGAAATTGCTTTGGAGAATAAATTAGACATATGCTTGATGGTTATTGAAGAAGGGTGCACAAACTTGGCTAGTAACGGTTTCTTCAAGGATGAGATTGAAGCTGTGGACTGTGGTCTgcaatgtgtatatttatgcacAATCACAGATAGATGGAGCACATTGGCTGCCATATTGTCAAAGCTTCCACGAAAGCAAG TTGACCTTACAGATGCTGAAATGTATACAAATGGTCTTGAGGAACGTCTTAAAGTTGCTGAAGGTCATATTGAAGCTGGGAGGCTCTTGGCATTTTACCAG GTCCCAAAACCAATGAACTTCTTCCTGGAGGCTCATGCAGATGAAAAAGGTATAAAACAGATTCTCCGCCTTATGCTTTCGAAATTTGTTCGGCGACAACCAGGTCGATCAGATAATGACTGGGCAAGCATGTGGCGGGATATGCAAAACTTGCGAGACAAggcttttccttttcttgatcCGGAGTACATGTTAACAGAATTCTGCAGAGGACTTTTGAAAGCTGGGAGATTTTCTCTTGCAAGAAATTATCTTAAAGGTACAAGTTCAGTAGCACTGGCATCAGAGAAAGCAGAAAATCTTGTTATTCAAGCTGCAcgtgaatttttcttttcagctTCTAGTCTCTCTTGCTCAGAA ATATGGAAGGCTAAGGAATGCCTAAATTTATTTCCAAGTAGCAGACTTGTTAAAGCAGAGGctgatacaattgaggtacTCACTGTTAAACTTCCAAGCCTTGGAGTTACTCTTCTGCCTTTGCAATTCAGGCAGATAAAGGATCCTATGGAGATTGTGAAAATGGCAATCATCAGTCAAACTGGAGCTTATCTACATGTTGACAAACTCATTGAGGTTGCTAAACTCCTGGGTTTGAACTCTCCAGAGGATATAGCAGCTGTTGAGGAAGCTGTTGCTAGAGAAGCTGCCGTAGCTGGTGATCTGCAATTGGCATTTGATCTCTGCCTTGTTTTGGCTAAAAAGGGACACGGTCTCATTTGGGATTTGTGTGCTGCAATAGCCAGGGGTCCTGCCCTTGAAAATATGGATGTAAGCGCTCGAAAGCAGCTATTAGGTTTTGCTTTGAGTCACTGTGATGCAGAATCAATTGGTGAGCTTCTGCATGCATGGAAGGATCTGGACATGCAAGGCCAATGTGACACTTTGTTGATGTCAACAGGGATGAGTTCCCCTAAGGTTCCAGCTCAAGACTCCTCAATTATGTCTCTGTCAGTTCATGGTATTCAGGATATTGTTGACCTCAAAGATTGCTCCAAACTGGTTGATGGAGAAAGTGTTCATGATCATGAAGCTTACATAAGTAAAGTAAAAAGTATACTTTCTTTTGTTGCTAAAAACTTGCCCATGCAGAATGGAACTGATTTGGAATCTTTCTTGAGGGAGAATGGaaagattttttcttttgctgttTTCCAACTTCCATGGTTGCTTGACTTGAGTGGGAAATCAGGAAATGATAAGAGACTTGTTTCTGACTTTGTTTCTGGAAGACAATTTTGGAGCATACGCACACAAGCCCTGGTAACTATTCTCTCCTGGTTGGCAAGAAATGGTTTTGCTCCCAAAGATGATGTTATTGCCTCTCTGGCAAAGTCAATTATAGAACCACCTGTTACAGAAGAGGAGGACATCATGGGGTGCTGCTTCTTGTTAAATCTTGTGGACGCCTTTAGTGGAGTAGAAGTAATAGAAGAGCAGCTGAGAATAAGGAAGAATTACCAAGAGATTTGCAGTATCATGACTGTGGGGATGATTTACAGTTTATTGCATAATTTTGAAGTTGAGTGCAATGATCCGTCTCAGAGGAGGGAGCTGCTGTTCGGGAAATTTAAAGAGAAGCACACGCCATTTAGTTCGG ATGAGATCAACAAAATTGATGAAGTACAGTTGACATTCTGGAGGCAATGGAAGCtcaaattagaagaaaaaaggcGTGTAGCTGAACATTCTAGATTATTGGAGCAAATCATTCCTGCGGTTGAAACCGGGCGTTTTCTGTCTGGTGACCGCAAATATATTGAGAGTGTTGTTTTTTCCCTGATAGATTCAATAAAGATGGAAAAGAAGCGCATTGTGAAGGATGTCTTGAAATTAGCGGACACATATGGCTTAAATCATACTGAG GTGCTCCAGAGATACCTAAGTTCAATTCTTGTCTCTGAGTTTTGGACTGATGATGATATTATGATGGAAATCGCAGAAGTCAAAGCAGATATAATTGATTGTGCTTTGGAAACTATCGAAACCATTTCTGTGGTTGTGTACCCTGCGATTGATGGGCACAATAAACAGCGTCTTGCTTATATATATGGCCTACTCTCTGACTGCTACTTGCAGCTAGAGGAAACGAAACAATCATTAATTCACCCTTGTTCCTCAAATTTATCCACTCTTGATTTGGCTCGCTTATACAAGGTCTTTGAGCAAGAATGTCAAAGGGTATCTTTTATTAAGGACCTAAACTTCAAGAACGTTGCTGCATTAGATGGTTTAAATTTGCAATCTTTACGAAGTGAAGTGTATGCACACATAAATGAACTTAACTTGGAAGCATTGGCAAAAATGTTACAGACATTGGCAGGTATCTACACTGATTCATTGCCTGAAAATCTTGTGTTATGGCAAGATGTGTATAAACATTATGTGCTAAGTTTGTTGAAGACATTGGAAAATAGAACGACAATGGAATTCAATTTTGTGAACCCTGAAACATTTCAGGAGTTTATTATTCAACTTGAGCACACATATGATTTTTCTCATATGTATATCAGACTATTGGCGCCATCTGATGCCTTGGAAATTATAAAGCGGTACATAACTATGATAGTACCCCTGCATGGTTCTTATGGGAGTATTCCAGATAACTCAACATGGCAGGATTGCCTCATAATCCTTTTGAACTTTTGGCTTCGATTGACTGAAGAAATGCAAGAAATTGCATCCGGTGAGTGTTTGGACAAAGTTGGGTTTGATCCAGAATGTTTATCAAGTTGCTTGAAGGTCTTAATGAGGCTGGTGCTGGAGGACAGTGTAACACCAAGCCAAAGCTGGGGCAGCATTGTTGGCTATGCCATTTGTGGCTTAAATGGTAATTTTTCTGTTGAGATTCTGATTTTTTGCAAAGCAATGGCATTTTCTGGCTGTGGGTTTGGAGCAATTTCAGAATTATTCTTAGAAGCAATATCGCAGTGTGATATCAGTTCAACTCCATCAGCTGACTCTGAATCCCAAGatcttcttcatctttatataaatatgttggAACCCATATTAAAAGACTTGGTCAGTGGAACCTGCGAACACCAGAATTTGTATCATTTACTATCTTCACTGAGCAAATTGGAAGGTCAACTAGATGATTTGCAAAGTGTCAGacaggcagtttgggagaggATGGCCCAGTTCTCTGATAATTCACAGCTACCAAGTCATGTTCGAGTTTATGTTCTTGAGCTTATGCAGTTGATCAGAGGTAGAAATATTAAGGGTTTCTCAACAGAGCTGCAGTCCAAAGTTTTACCATGGGAAGGGTGGGATGAGTTGCTTTCTACAAGTATAAAGAGCGAGATTAATGCCAATCATTTACTGCTACATCATACAGATGCTTCTAGTCAATTAACAAGTACTTTAGTTGCTCTTAAATCATCTCAGCTTGTGGCCGCCATATCCCCTAGCATAGAAATTACTCCTGACAATCTCTTGAATGTGGAGACAGCTGTCTCTTGCTTCTTGAAGTTATGTGATGTTTCCAATTCAGATACTCATGTTGAGGTGTTGCTAGCCATTGTGGAAGAGTGGGAAGGGTTCTTTGTAGTGGGAAGAGATGAAATCAAGCCTTCAGAAACAACTGAAGCAGTAAATGACTGGAACAATGATGACTGGGATGAAGGATGGGAAAGCTTTCAGGAAGTAGATTCTcttgaaaaagagaaaatagaaaactCGCTTTCTATTGATCCTTTGCATGTGTGCTGGATGGAGATTTTCAAAAAACTTATTGCAATATCACGGTTCAATGATGTTTTAAGACTGATTGACCATTCCTTAACAAAATCTAACCGAATATTGCTGGATGAAGATGGTGCCAAGACATTGAGTGAGGTTTTACTGGAAATGGATTGTTTTGTGGCTTTGAAGCTGGTGCTTCTTCTGCCTTATGAAGCGTTACAGTTTCAGTGTTTGGCTGTGGTTGAAGACAAGTTTAAACAAGGAGGTATCTCTGAAACAGTTGGCAGGGACCATGAGTTCTTCATTCTTGTATTGTCCTCAAAGATTATATCAGTTATAATAACCAAGTCTTCATACGGCACTATTTTCTCCTTTCTCTGCTATCTGGCAGGCAATTTGTCTCGCCAGTGTCAGGAGTCCCAGTTATTTAGGATcatggagaaagaaaagactGAATCTGTAGATACAGAAAAGGACTTCTTATTCCTTTTCCGAAGAATACTGTTCCCCTCTTTCATATCGGAGCTTGTGAAGGCTGACCAGCATATCCTTGCAGGATTCCTTGTTACAAAGTTTATGCACACAAATGCTTCTCTGAGTCTTGTTAATGTTGCTGAAGCTAGTCTAGCTAGATACTTAGAGAGGCAGCTCCATGCACTGCAGCACGATGAGTTTGCTGTGGATGACATAAGTTCATGCAAGTTGCTGAAGAATACCGTTTCCAAATTGAGAGGCAAGTTGGGAACTGGGATTCAGTCTGCATTGGCATTACTTCCTGCAAATGTTAGATAA